A window of Candidatus Nitrospira allomarina genomic DNA:
GCTGAGTCTATTGCTTCACAGATACGAGGATTTGGATTTGTGGTGCCTCGGAAAGAACAACGCTCATTGCTAGCCGCAACCTGGACTTCGTTGAAATGGCCCGATCGCAGCCGGGCTGGAGAAACGCTGATCCGTTGTTACCTCGGAGGGCGAGGGCGAGAGACGGTTGTGGAGCAGGATGATAGCTCCCTTGTGAAATGTGTTCGTGGAGAATTGCTCTCTATGGTCGGAATCACAGCTGCCCCGACCTATACAGAAGTCCATCGATGGAGGCAGGGAATGCCTCAATACATACTTGGACATCGGGATCGGTTGGCTAAGGTTCAGGAACAGTTGGCCCATTCTCCGGGTCTTTATGTCACGGGAGCTGGCTTGTATGGCATCGGTATCCCTGATTGTATCCGGGAAGGCACGAAGGTTGGAAAGCAACTGCTACTGGATTATGCCGCGAACCATGGAATAAAAAATTCTGGGAGCACAGAATCCGGTGGAGGGGGCCAGGTCGGATAACGTGGAAGAGCACATGGAAGCGATTGTTCGGGCTCATGTCCATGTCAGTGGAAAAGTTCAAGGAGTCGGGTTTCGAGCGTTTGTGCAAATGCAGGCCAACCAAATGGCATTACATGGGTGGGTGCGAAACCTTGCTGAAGGAGGAGTCGAATTGGAAGTAGAAGGGCCTCAAGCATCTGTTCATACCTTTTTTGAAGCCATTCACGAAGGACCTCCTCTCTCTCGAGTTCTTCAGGTAACGGTTGACTGGAAAGACCCAAACAGGCAAACTGAAGGGTTTCATGTCCTTCGTACTTCTCTGTAAGGGATGGGGGCCTTGCGGATCGGGGAATTCCGATCTCAAACATTGAACCATTCACGGGCGTCATCAAGGTTGAGTCGTGATTTCATGAACTATAAAGCACATATTCGTGAGGTCCCGGATTTTCCTAAGCCGGGTATCCTTTTTTACGATATTACGCCCTTATTAAATAATCCTGTTTGTTTTCGATCCATCATCGATGAGTGCATTCGTCACTATCAGGATGCCGGTATTACCAGAGTGGTTGGCATTGAATCGCGAGGATTTATCTTGGGGAGCCCATTGGCCTATCACTTGAATGCCGGCTTTGTTCCTGTTCGGAAGCCCGGCAAATTGCCGGCCGATGTGTTTGAAGTCAATTATAATTTAGAATATGGCTCGACGACTTTGGCGATTCATCGTGATGCGATTCAAAAGGGAGAGCGAGTGCTTGTGGTTGATGATCTCCTTGCCACTGGAGGGACGGCCGGGGCGACCGTCCATCTGA
This region includes:
- a CDS encoding adenine phosphoribosyltransferase: MNYKAHIREVPDFPKPGILFYDITPLLNNPVCFRSIIDECIRHYQDAGITRVVGIESRGFILGSPLAYHLNAGFVPVRKPGKLPADVFEVNYNLEYGSTTLAIHRDAIQKGERVLVVDDLLATGGTAGATVHLIQQLGGDIAGVVFLVELLKLDGRNKLNGCDIHSLITYE
- a CDS encoding acylphosphatase, producing MEAIVRAHVHVSGKVQGVGFRAFVQMQANQMALHGWVRNLAEGGVELEVEGPQASVHTFFEAIHEGPPLSRVLQVTVDWKDPNRQTEGFHVLRTSL